The Candidatus Paracaedibacteraceae bacterium DNA window CCCCATTGTTATGATGATTTAACCGACAAAAAACGTGCTCGGGCACGCGCCCGTCATGAACAAGTTCAACTGGCTGAACAACGGGGATACAAACATATTGGACGATAGTCATAAATTACCCCATAAAATTACCCTCTTCACACGATCCTTAAACAAAGGCGGGGCGGAACGACAACTCTTGTATTTAGCACGTGGATTCCAAGAGCTTGGCCATAAAGTTACGGTACTAACACTCTATCCCCCTACCCTAGATTGGTACCCTCATGATGACCTTGACGTTCATCACTTGGGCAAGAAATCCCGCTGGGATATTATCGGATTCATCAAATCCTATTACTTATTCCTCAAACACGAAAAGCCCGATGTTCTGTATAGTTTTCTAACCGTACAAAATGTTATTGCATGCTTGTCAAATCCGTTTATACGAGCCAAAGTTGTGTGCGGTGTTCGAGCCTCTGACATGGACCTATCCCATTATTCTAAGGTTGATAAAATCCTAGATTGGCTGGAAAAAACCCTATTCAGCATCACAAACGTTCGCATCATCTCAAATTCCTATGCCGGTAAAAAATGGATTACAGATCATTATCCATCTCTGATTAGTAAAATTGATGTAATCCACAATGGACTTGACCTTAATACCTGTGTCTATTCTGAAGAAGGTCGATTAAAATACCGATCTCTATGGGACATTCAAGATGATGAAATTCTGATTGGCCATGTCGGACGCTATGATCC harbors:
- a CDS encoding glycosyltransferase, whose translation is MNKFNWLNNGDTNILDDSHKLPHKITLFTRSLNKGGAERQLLYLARGFQELGHKVTVLTLYPPTLDWYPHDDLDVHHLGKKSRWDIIGFIKSYYLFLKHEKPDVLYSFLTVQNVIACLSNPFIRAKVVCGVRASDMDLSHYSKVDKILDWLEKTLFSITNVRIISNSYAGKKWITDHYPSLISKIDVIHNGLDLNTCVYSEEGRLKYRSLWDIQDDEILIGHVGRYDPMKDHGTFIQAAKLVLEQLPKARFVCWGHGSSDYTNQIKAQAEQLNVPIIWHTESNNPCYSAFDIYCSSSAFGEGHSNTLTEAMAFGIPCVATDVGDAQYILGTFGSAVPKSNPQALATEIVNKISAAPKEINTNQINWIKNKFGIKSLVNSTLDKIR